In Chryseobacterium gotjawalense, the following are encoded in one genomic region:
- a CDS encoding tellurite resistance TerB family protein, translating to MNQKKSNKSIAGYHLLMILSAVDGEFAPEEGMMIQQYLADEFPFKMDLDDELEVIALLKSEEWKPHFEFHAQCFLDDSTEKERMSFRQFAKTLIKADEQVSDTEHDFYQILKDIWQLN from the coding sequence ATGAATCAAAAAAAATCAAATAAATCGATTGCCGGTTATCACCTGTTAATGATTCTTTCCGCTGTTGATGGGGAATTTGCTCCGGAAGAAGGAATGATGATTCAGCAATATCTAGCCGATGAATTTCCATTTAAAATGGACTTAGATGACGAATTAGAAGTTATTGCTCTTTTAAAATCTGAAGAATGGAAGCCGCATTTTGAATTTCACGCGCAGTGTTTTCTGGATGATTCTACAGAGAAAGAAAGAATGTCTTTCAGACAATTTGCAAAAACGCTGATTAAAGCAGATGAGCAGGTTTCTGACACCGAACACGATTTCTATCAAATCCTTAAAGACATTTGGCAACTTAATTAA
- a CDS encoding YceI family protein: protein MKNLVLAALLAGGIMFGQTKKVTDSNVQWFGYKLAKTEASSHNGVVNLQSGDVVMKGNNIVGGTFSLDMNSINATDLSGEYQTKLNNHLKTGDFFETDKFPVATYKITSVKKNNNKAFPYMIYGNLTAKNKTNPVAFPAKISLKNGVLNIVSDKFSFDRQKFDIAYASAAKDVIVKDDIDMIINVTAK, encoded by the coding sequence ATGAAAAATTTAGTATTAGCAGCGCTGTTAGCTGGAGGAATAATGTTTGGTCAAACCAAAAAAGTAACAGATTCAAACGTTCAGTGGTTTGGATATAAATTAGCAAAAACCGAAGCTTCATCACACAACGGAGTCGTTAATTTGCAATCCGGAGATGTGGTCATGAAAGGGAATAATATCGTTGGAGGTACTTTCTCTTTGGATATGAACAGTATTAATGCAACCGATTTATCAGGCGAATACCAAACCAAATTAAACAACCATTTAAAAACAGGTGATTTTTTCGAAACCGATAAGTTCCCAGTGGCAACTTACAAAATTACATCCGTAAAAAAGAACAATAACAAAGCATTTCCTTATATGATTTACGGAAATCTTACCGCAAAAAATAAGACAAATCCTGTGGCTTTCCCAGCGAAAATTTCTTTGAAAAACGGAGTATTGAATATCGTTTCGGATAAATTCAGTTTTGACCGTCAGAAATTTGATATCGCTTATGCTTCAGCAGCAAAAGATGTTATTGTGAAAGACGACATCGATATGATCATCAATGTTACTGCGAAATAA
- a CDS encoding alanine dehydrogenase, translated as MSHTHIFTPFSEQDLLPQEEKLEIVKKEKQFSIGIPKETCLNERRTCITPDAVQVLVANGHHIIVESGAGEGSFFTDLQYSESGAIITQSPREAFEQDLVLKINPPTTEEIEMLKMNTYLVSALQINLRDKEYFKKLAEKKINAIAFEFIADEYNQLTLVRLIGEIAGSISILYAAELLALSNGLMLGGITGVRPTEVVVIGAGIVGEFATKAALGLGASVKVFDNSLSKLRRLHMMVDGRVPTSIIDPKELTKSLKRADVVIGALAKLSAVPIVTEEMVIGMKKGSVIIDVTIDNRKMIETSELTDMENPYIIKHGVIHCGLPNLTSKMPRTTTKAVSNFFLSYLLNYDEEGGFENMLVHKNEMKQSLYMYKGRHTKKMICDRFDLTYHDINLLIF; from the coding sequence ATGAGTCATACCCACATTTTTACCCCATTTTCGGAACAGGATTTACTCCCTCAGGAAGAGAAATTAGAAATCGTAAAAAAGGAAAAACAATTCAGCATAGGAATTCCAAAAGAAACTTGTCTTAATGAACGGAGGACCTGCATCACTCCCGATGCCGTGCAGGTATTAGTGGCAAACGGACATCACATCATCGTAGAATCCGGAGCAGGTGAAGGTTCTTTTTTTACGGATTTACAATATTCTGAATCCGGAGCGATCATCACTCAAAGTCCGCGGGAAGCCTTTGAACAGGATCTGGTTTTAAAAATAAATCCGCCGACAACAGAAGAGATCGAAATGCTGAAAATGAATACCTATTTGGTTTCAGCTTTACAAATCAATCTCCGCGACAAAGAATATTTTAAAAAATTGGCTGAGAAAAAGATCAACGCCATCGCATTTGAATTCATCGCTGATGAATACAATCAATTAACATTGGTAAGGTTGATTGGCGAAATTGCAGGAAGTATTTCGATTCTTTATGCCGCAGAATTATTGGCCCTTTCGAACGGATTAATGTTAGGTGGGATTACCGGCGTCCGTCCGACAGAAGTCGTGGTTATCGGCGCTGGGATTGTAGGTGAATTCGCAACCAAAGCAGCTTTAGGTTTGGGAGCGAGCGTAAAAGTTTTTGACAATTCCCTGTCGAAACTTCGCCGTCTGCACATGATGGTTGATGGGCGTGTTCCTACTTCTATCATCGATCCCAAAGAATTAACGAAGAGTTTAAAACGGGCTGATGTGGTTATCGGTGCACTTGCAAAATTAAGTGCGGTTCCGATCGTTACTGAAGAAATGGTTATAGGAATGAAAAAAGGAAGCGTCATTATCGATGTAACCATCGATAACCGAAAAATGATTGAAACTTCGGAACTGACCGACATGGAAAATCCGTATATTATCAAGCATGGCGTTATTCATTGTGGTTTACCTAATTTAACCTCAAAAATGCCTAGAACCACTACGAAAGCAGTTTCAAATTTCTTCCTTTCTTATCTTTTGAATTACGATGAAGAAGGTGGTTTTGAAAACATGCTTGTCCATAAAAATGAAATGAAGCAATCGCTTTATATGTATAAAGGTCGCCATACGAAAAAAATGATCTGCGACCGTTTCGATCTGACTTATCATGACATCAATCTTTTAATTTTTTAA
- a CDS encoding alpha/beta hydrolase encodes MKLYVVSGLGADFKVLEKIIFPPNLEVIFLDWLIPSNHEDFQHYVKRMADRVDTSEPFALLGYSFGGILVQEIDKIKPAEKIVILGSIKSDKEKSRFIKFGEITRIARFLPEKMFNVKSAAIYSFMRKMVDPKNPKMMQYLKVTDPYYLKWGIEQVSNWKSDKNPKVIQILGSKDIVFPVKYSKPDYIVQNGTHLFPVTQPKQVSKILAEIFN; translated from the coding sequence ATGAAATTATACGTGGTCAGCGGACTTGGAGCCGATTTTAAAGTACTGGAAAAAATTATTTTTCCACCAAATTTAGAAGTTATCTTTCTGGACTGGCTGATTCCGTCAAATCATGAAGATTTTCAACATTACGTAAAAAGAATGGCGGACAGAGTTGACACGTCCGAACCTTTTGCCCTACTTGGTTATTCCTTTGGTGGGATTCTCGTACAGGAAATCGATAAAATTAAACCTGCTGAAAAAATCGTTATTTTGGGAAGCATTAAATCTGATAAAGAAAAATCGAGATTCATTAAATTCGGAGAAATCACCAGGATTGCCAGATTTTTACCCGAAAAAATGTTCAATGTGAAATCTGCCGCCATTTATTCCTTTATGAGAAAAATGGTCGATCCGAAAAATCCTAAAATGATGCAGTATCTGAAAGTCACCGATCCTTATTATTTAAAATGGGGAATCGAGCAGGTTTCCAATTGGAAATCTGATAAAAATCCAAAAGTCATACAGATTCTGGGAAGCAAAGACATTGTGTTTCCAGTGAAATATTCAAAGCCGGATTATATCGTACAAAATGGAACGCATCTTTTTCCGGTAACCCAACCGAAGCAGGTTTCTAAGATTTTAGCAGAAATTTTTAATTAA
- the tpiA gene encoding triose-phosphate isomerase translates to MRKNIVAGNWKMNKNVIEAQQLMFQLLDYKKHNATQCEVWIAPPALYLMMAKDVFAHNEIGVFAQDISAHESGAYTGEISADMLASIHAAGAIIGHSERRLYHGETDAHCNVKVKLALDKGLTPIYCNGETLEQRIAGQHLEVVKNQTEVALFSLTAEEIKKVVIAYEPVWAIGTGETASPEQAQEIHAHIRNLIAGKYGQDVADEISILYGGSVKPDNAKEIFSQPDIDGGLIGGAALKSDDFAKIIEGFNL, encoded by the coding sequence ATGAGAAAAAACATCGTTGCAGGAAACTGGAAAATGAATAAAAATGTGATTGAAGCACAGCAATTAATGTTTCAATTATTAGATTACAAAAAACACAACGCCACTCAGTGTGAAGTTTGGATTGCGCCACCAGCACTATATTTAATGATGGCAAAAGATGTTTTTGCCCACAATGAAATCGGCGTTTTCGCCCAGGACATCAGCGCGCACGAAAGCGGCGCTTATACGGGAGAAATTTCGGCAGATATGTTGGCATCTATTCATGCGGCCGGTGCAATTATCGGTCATTCTGAAAGAAGATTATACCATGGTGAAACTGATGCTCACTGTAATGTAAAAGTAAAATTGGCTTTGGACAAAGGTTTAACGCCGATTTACTGTAATGGTGAAACTTTGGAGCAAAGAATAGCCGGCCAACATTTAGAAGTGGTAAAAAACCAAACTGAAGTGGCTCTTTTCTCTTTAACGGCTGAAGAAATTAAAAAAGTGGTCATTGCATATGAACCGGTTTGGGCAATCGGCACTGGAGAAACAGCTTCGCCAGAGCAAGCACAGGAAATTCACGCCCATATCAGAAATTTAATCGCCGGTAAATACGGACAAGACGTTGCTGACGAAATTTCAATTCTATATGGCGGATCTGTAAAACCGGACAATGCCAAAGAAATCTTCTCCCAACCTGATATCGACGGTGGTTTGATCGGAGGTGCCGCCTTGAAAAGTGACGATTTTGCTAAAATAATTGAAGGATTTAATTTGTAG
- a CDS encoding L-serine ammonia-lyase codes for MESISVFEIIKVGIGPSSSHTMGPWNAAESFIRKIKTDYQIQEVKEVFVEFFGSLAKTGIGHGTDIAGMLGLSGENFKEIDTSKIDEKVATIKSSNTLNLNGEKVIPFIYGHHLILNKQKSLDFHPNGMIFKAVFENGEELIQDYYSIGGGFIATQEANSYENHCTRTLYPCHNGKDIDKNMAKLGLDKISDLIFLNEESWRTREETEKEALYIWQQIKECIYKGVNKEGILPGGLNVTRRAAGLNRKLLGDKIYKNIHEWYQLLINADVSFTNINKWVSCFALAVNEENASFGRIITAPTNGASGVIPAVLMYSQVFTDFKGDDNIIRFLLVAGEIGTLFKKNATISAAMGGCQAEIGVSSAMAAAGLTEIMGGTPGQVQMAAEIAMEHHLGMTCDPIGGLVQIPCIERNSMGAIKAITAANIALESDPTKARVTLDEVIQSMWETAQSMNDRFKETSEGGLAIAVNVAEC; via the coding sequence ATGGAATCAATCAGTGTTTTTGAAATTATAAAAGTAGGAATCGGACCCTCAAGTTCGCATACCATGGGACCGTGGAACGCGGCGGAAAGTTTTATCAGAAAAATAAAAACCGATTACCAGATTCAGGAAGTAAAAGAAGTTTTTGTCGAATTTTTCGGGTCACTCGCTAAAACCGGAATCGGCCACGGAACTGATATCGCCGGAATGCTAGGCCTTTCTGGTGAAAATTTCAAAGAGATCGATACTTCTAAAATTGATGAGAAAGTAGCAACCATCAAATCGTCGAATACTTTAAATCTTAACGGTGAAAAAGTAATTCCGTTTATTTACGGTCATCATTTGATTTTAAACAAACAAAAATCACTTGATTTTCATCCAAACGGAATGATTTTCAAAGCCGTTTTTGAAAATGGAGAAGAATTAATTCAGGACTACTATTCCATCGGTGGCGGATTTATCGCGACCCAGGAAGCTAATTCTTACGAAAACCATTGTACCAGAACCCTTTATCCTTGCCATAACGGAAAAGATATTGATAAGAATATGGCCAAATTAGGTTTAGATAAAATTTCAGATCTTATTTTCCTTAACGAAGAATCGTGGCGAACCAGAGAGGAAACTGAAAAAGAAGCCCTTTATATCTGGCAGCAGATTAAAGAATGTATTTACAAAGGAGTCAACAAAGAAGGAATTCTTCCCGGTGGATTAAATGTTACCCGTCGTGCCGCGGGTTTAAACAGAAAATTACTTGGTGACAAAATTTATAAAAATATCCATGAGTGGTATCAGTTACTCATCAATGCTGATGTAAGTTTTACCAATATCAACAAATGGGTTTCCTGTTTTGCTTTGGCCGTGAACGAAGAAAATGCAAGTTTCGGCCGGATTATTACCGCACCAACCAATGGCGCGAGTGGCGTAATTCCTGCTGTGCTGATGTATTCCCAGGTTTTCACCGATTTCAAAGGTGACGATAATATCATCAGGTTTCTTTTGGTAGCCGGCGAGATCGGAACGCTCTTTAAAAAGAACGCCACCATTTCTGCCGCGATGGGAGGTTGCCAGGCCGAGATTGGAGTTTCGTCTGCCATGGCCGCTGCCGGTCTTACCGAAATTATGGGTGGCACGCCCGGTCAGGTTCAAATGGCTGCTGAAATTGCGATGGAACATCACCTCGGCATGACTTGTGATCCGATTGGCGGACTGGTGCAGATTCCGTGTATCGAGCGTAATTCTATGGGTGCGATCAAAGCGATTACCGCGGCGAATATTGCCTTAGAATCCGATCCTACCAAAGCGCGAGTCACTTTAGACGAGGTGATTCAGTCGATGTGGGAAACCGCTCAAAGCATGAATGACCGCTTCAAAGAAACCTCAGAAGGTGGTCTCGCCATCGCCGTGAACGTCGCAGAGTGTTAG
- a CDS encoding class I SAM-dependent methyltransferase translates to MNVNQAYNIWSEQYDTNENKTRDLEAVSLRQNLKEHHFADCLEIGCGTGKNTEWLATISDYVVAVDFSDEMLTKAKQKIKADNVKFIQTDINTEWQFTENKKYDLVTFSLVLEHIESLDIIFEKLSEAVNSNGIIYIGELHPFKQYSGSKARFETADGLQVLTCFNHHISDFVSSAIKHNFQLVDLNEYFDENDRNTIPRILTMIFKKK, encoded by the coding sequence ATGAATGTGAACCAAGCCTACAATATTTGGTCTGAACAATATGATACCAATGAGAATAAAACCAGAGATCTGGAAGCAGTTTCACTTCGGCAAAATTTAAAGGAACATCATTTTGCTGATTGCCTGGAAATAGGTTGTGGAACAGGAAAAAATACCGAATGGTTAGCGACTATTTCAGATTATGTTGTAGCGGTGGACTTTTCAGATGAAATGCTGACGAAAGCGAAACAGAAAATAAAGGCGGATAATGTGAAATTTATTCAGACCGACATCAACACAGAATGGCAATTTACTGAAAATAAGAAATATGATTTAGTCACTTTCAGTCTCGTTTTAGAACATATCGAAAGTCTGGATATCATCTTTGAAAAACTAAGTGAAGCCGTAAATTCAAATGGGATCATTTACATTGGCGAATTGCACCCGTTTAAACAATACAGCGGTTCAAAAGCAAGGTTCGAAACTGCAGACGGACTTCAAGTATTAACCTGCTTTAATCACCATATTTCAGACTTTGTAAGTTCAGCTATTAAACATAATTTTCAGTTGGTAGATCTAAACGAATACTTTGACGAAAACGACAGAAATACCATTCCGAGAATTTTGACAATGATATTTAAGAAGAAATAA
- the tsaE gene encoding tRNA (adenosine(37)-N6)-threonylcarbamoyltransferase complex ATPase subunit type 1 TsaE — MEFKINKIEDWQTVTDQILPEFKHNILLLKGNLGAGKTTFTQFLLKNLGSQDEVSSPTYAIVNEYDSPKGNVFHFDLYRMKSADEVEDIGIHEYLDNSFLCIIEWPEVYEDELAHFPHHEMSIENDGEYRLINFR; from the coding sequence ATGGAATTCAAAATTAATAAAATTGAAGACTGGCAAACGGTAACCGATCAAATTCTGCCAGAATTTAAGCATAATATTCTTTTACTGAAGGGAAATCTGGGCGCAGGAAAAACAACATTTACCCAATTCCTTCTGAAAAATTTGGGAAGCCAAGATGAAGTCTCCTCTCCTACTTATGCGATTGTAAACGAATATGACTCCCCGAAGGGAAACGTTTTTCACTTTGATTTATACCGCATGAAATCCGCTGATGAAGTTGAAGATATCGGCATCCACGAATATCTGGACAATTCCTTTTTATGCATTATCGAATGGCCGGAAGTGTATGAAGACGAACTCGCCCATTTCCCACATCATGAGATGAGCATCGAAAATGATGGAGAATACCGCCTCATTAACTTCCGGTAG
- the clpP gene encoding ATP-dependent Clp endopeptidase proteolytic subunit ClpP: protein MDIKKDFRDFSVKHLGNSGLATDQYMGMFNPTSLTPYIMEERRLNVAQMDVFSRLMMDRIIFLGTGIDDQVANIVTAQLLFLESSDASKDIQIYINSPGGSVYAGLGIYDTMQIIKPDVATICTGMAASMGAVLLVAGAKGKRSALKHSRVMIHQPSGGAQGVASDMEINLREMLKLKKELYDIISEHSGQTYEWVEKASDRDYWMTSGEAKDFGMVDEVLQRKTESK from the coding sequence ATGGATATTAAAAAAGATTTCAGAGATTTCTCTGTAAAACATTTAGGAAACAGCGGACTGGCGACTGATCAATATATGGGAATGTTTAACCCAACCAGTCTGACGCCGTATATTATGGAAGAAAGACGTTTGAACGTTGCTCAAATGGACGTTTTTTCCCGTTTAATGATGGACCGTATTATTTTTCTGGGAACAGGAATTGATGACCAGGTTGCGAATATCGTCACCGCGCAGTTGCTTTTCCTTGAAAGTTCTGATGCCTCAAAAGATATTCAAATTTACATTAACTCTCCTGGTGGAAGCGTATATGCAGGTTTAGGAATTTACGACACCATGCAGATTATTAAGCCCGACGTTGCGACAATCTGTACCGGAATGGCTGCCTCAATGGGCGCAGTTCTTTTGGTTGCCGGTGCAAAAGGAAAACGTTCTGCATTAAAGCATTCAAGAGTGATGATTCACCAGCCGAGTGGTGGAGCACAGGGTGTTGCATCCGACATGGAAATCAATTTGCGCGAAATGCTGAAACTGAAAAAAGAACTCTACGACATCATTTCTGAACATTCAGGACAAACCTACGAGTGGGTGGAGAAAGCCTCTGACAGAGATTATTGGATGACTTCCGGGGAAGCCAAAGATTTTGGAATGGTTGATGAAGTTCTTCAAAGAAAAACAGAGAGCAAGTAA
- the dnaG gene encoding DNA primase: MISKQTIDKIFSAVRVEEIIGEYVQLKRAGSNFKGLSPFHDEKSPSFVVSPSKQIWKDFSSGKGGTAISFLMEIENFTYPEALKHAAKKYGIEIEEDKRELTEEQKQAQTDKELLYKIHEIANDFFQHQLFETEEGTTIAYSYFKERELRDDIIKKFQLGYSPEQRNAFTEFALNKGYSKEILEKSGLSIFPENAPNGIDRFRERVLFPIHSFSGRVLGFGARILKNNVKTAKYLNSPETEIYHKSSVLYGLSQGKQSISKNNLCLLVEGYMDVIALHQSGIENVVASSGTALTVDQIKLIKRLTENVTILFDGDPAGIKASFRSIDLLLAEEMNIRILLFPDGDDPDSFSRKHPQEYVENFIKTKANDFIDFKAEILLKEAGDDPIKKAEAIRNIVKSVAFVKNALKQEVYLKEVATKFGLSEQSLFNELNVQKQIQNQQFSPQQRAEPQERPKMEIVPPTIISVNPLLELEEKLVKHMLNFGDRVLEKSDADNQPFKITVIEEIISHFNEDNYEPQSPVNRKIIEELKNGLANNEIIQSNFFLTLMDETIVSKVSGAILGDEELSNWEKSNIFPPKPGDKLEAEIEDDILIHKSHFIEKMIYDIVKKLDAVRDENPEEYYELVKKIMVLKSLLSEINKKLNRQLTKGHSFFREQKL, translated from the coding sequence ATGATTTCTAAGCAAACAATCGATAAGATATTTTCTGCCGTCCGGGTAGAGGAAATCATCGGCGAATATGTACAATTGAAGCGGGCGGGCTCTAACTTTAAAGGATTAAGTCCTTTTCATGACGAGAAATCGCCGAGTTTCGTAGTGTCGCCGAGCAAACAGATTTGGAAAGATTTCTCCAGCGGAAAAGGCGGAACCGCGATTTCTTTTTTAATGGAAATCGAAAATTTCACCTATCCCGAAGCGCTGAAACACGCGGCTAAAAAGTACGGAATCGAAATTGAAGAGGATAAACGCGAACTCACGGAAGAGCAAAAACAGGCACAAACCGATAAGGAACTGCTTTATAAAATTCATGAGATTGCAAACGATTTTTTTCAACATCAACTTTTTGAAACGGAAGAAGGAACAACCATCGCTTATTCTTATTTTAAAGAACGCGAACTTCGGGATGATATTATCAAAAAATTCCAGTTGGGATATTCGCCGGAACAAAGAAATGCGTTTACAGAATTTGCTTTAAATAAAGGGTATTCCAAAGAAATTCTGGAGAAATCGGGACTTTCTATCTTCCCGGAAAATGCACCGAACGGCATCGACCGTTTTCGGGAAAGGGTTTTGTTTCCGATTCACAGTTTTTCAGGCCGGGTTTTAGGTTTTGGTGCCAGAATTCTGAAGAATAATGTAAAAACAGCCAAATATCTTAATTCTCCTGAAACCGAAATTTATCATAAATCCAGCGTTCTTTACGGATTGAGCCAGGGAAAACAGTCGATTTCAAAAAATAACCTTTGCCTTCTGGTAGAAGGTTATATGGATGTAATCGCTCTTCATCAAAGCGGAATTGAAAATGTCGTAGCCAGTTCGGGAACAGCGTTGACCGTGGATCAAATCAAACTGATTAAGAGGTTGACTGAAAATGTAACCATTCTTTTTGATGGTGATCCTGCCGGAATTAAAGCCAGTTTCAGAAGCATCGATTTATTGTTGGCTGAGGAAATGAACATCCGGATTTTACTGTTCCCTGATGGTGATGATCCTGATTCTTTCTCGAGAAAGCATCCTCAGGAATATGTCGAAAATTTCATTAAAACCAAAGCGAACGATTTTATCGATTTCAAAGCTGAGATTTTATTAAAAGAAGCCGGCGATGATCCGATAAAAAAAGCAGAAGCCATCCGAAATATCGTAAAGTCGGTCGCTTTCGTAAAAAATGCCTTGAAACAGGAAGTTTACCTGAAAGAGGTCGCCACCAAATTTGGACTTTCAGAGCAATCTCTTTTTAATGAACTGAATGTTCAGAAACAGATTCAGAATCAGCAGTTTTCGCCGCAACAGAGAGCAGAGCCTCAAGAAAGGCCGAAAATGGAAATTGTTCCTCCAACCATAATTTCGGTAAATCCTTTGTTGGAATTAGAGGAAAAGTTGGTGAAACACATGCTTAACTTTGGAGACCGGGTTTTAGAAAAGTCTGATGCCGATAACCAACCGTTTAAAATTACGGTGATTGAAGAAATAATCAGTCACTTTAATGAAGATAATTATGAGCCACAATCTCCGGTTAACCGGAAAATAATTGAAGAATTAAAAAACGGATTAGCCAATAATGAGATCATTCAAAGTAATTTTTTCTTAACTTTAATGGATGAAACTATTGTTTCTAAAGTTTCAGGTGCCATCCTTGGGGATGAAGAATTAAGCAACTGGGAAAAAAGCAATATCTTTCCGCCTAAACCCGGCGATAAATTAGAAGCTGAAATTGAAGATGATATTCTCATCCATAAAAGTCATTTTATTGAAAAGATGATTTATGATATTGTGAAGAAGTTAGATGCTGTAAGAGATGAAAATCCGGAAGAGTACTATGAATTGGTGAAAAAAATTATGGTATTAAAAAGTCTTCTGAGCGAAATCAATAAAAAACTGAACCGCCAACTGACAAAAGGGCATAGTTTTTTTAGGGAACAAAAATTGTAA
- a CDS encoding prephenate dehydrogenase: protein MKLTIIGVGLIGGSIALKLREKHFADYVYGVDQNEQHLVEAKGLGIIDESLSLEKAIQNSDLIILAIPVDASRKLLPAILDLVTDKQTVMDVGSTKAGIVKGVENHKNRNRFVAFHPMWGTENSGPKSAVSDSFAGRAGVICDQQDSAPDALKMVEQVAEYLEMNLLYMEAESHDVHTAYISHISHITSYALANTVLEKEREEDTIFQLASSGFSSTVRLAKSHPEMWVPIFRQNKENVLDVLNEHITQLRKFKSALEKENYDYLEELIRNANKIRGILR from the coding sequence ATGAAATTAACCATCATCGGTGTCGGTTTAATTGGAGGGTCAATTGCCTTAAAATTACGCGAAAAGCATTTCGCAGATTACGTTTATGGCGTCGATCAAAATGAGCAGCATCTGGTTGAAGCAAAAGGATTGGGCATTATCGATGAAAGTTTGTCGCTGGAAAAAGCAATCCAAAATTCTGATCTTATTATTTTAGCCATTCCGGTGGATGCATCCCGAAAATTACTGCCGGCAATTTTAGATTTGGTTACGGACAAACAAACCGTAATGGATGTTGGTTCTACAAAAGCGGGAATTGTAAAAGGAGTAGAAAATCATAAAAACAGAAATCGTTTTGTGGCTTTTCACCCGATGTGGGGAACAGAAAATTCGGGTCCGAAGTCAGCGGTATCAGACAGTTTTGCGGGAAGAGCAGGTGTAATTTGTGATCAGCAAGATTCGGCGCCAGACGCGTTGAAAATGGTCGAACAAGTTGCAGAATACCTGGAAATGAATCTGCTTTATATGGAAGCCGAAAGTCATGATGTTCACACGGCTTATATCTCTCATATTTCCCATATCACTTCTTATGCGCTGGCAAATACCGTTCTGGAAAAAGAACGCGAAGAAGATACTATTTTTCAGTTAGCGAGTTCGGGTTTTTCGAGCACGGTTCGTTTGGCAAAATCTCATCCGGAAATGTGGGTTCCTATTTTCAGACAGAATAAAGAAAATGTGTTGGATGTTTTGAATGAGCACATTACGCAACTCCGTAAATTTAAATCGGCGTTGGAAAAAGAGAACTATGATTACCTGGAAGAACTGATCCGCAATGCAAATAAAATAAGGGGAATTCTAAGATAA
- a CDS encoding isoaspartyl peptidase/L-asparaginase family protein — protein sequence MKKLLLACIITFSLMMTAQKKYVLVIHGGAGTILKSSMTAEKENAYKAKLSEALKAGFAEIKKGNSSIDAVAASIIVMEDSPLFNAGKGAVFTADGKNELDASVMYGKDKSAGAIAGVHTIKNPIKTAIAVMQKSEHVMLSGVGAEQFAKDQNLEIVDPSYFWTKERWDGLQKLKQKESLNTKKKVSQNTLPESYEIDQKFGTVGAVALDKDGNITAGTSTGGMTNKKYGRIGDAPIIGAGTYANSQVGISATGWGEYFIRATAARTIAAKMEYQNKDIKTATQETIDEIAKMGGDGGLIALDKDGNMTMPFNTAGMYRGAITEDGEIFIEIYK from the coding sequence ATGAAAAAACTCCTACTTGCTTGCATTATTACGTTTTCGCTAATGATGACGGCACAAAAAAAATACGTCCTCGTCATCCATGGCGGTGCCGGAACCATTCTAAAGTCAAGCATGACTGCAGAAAAAGAAAACGCTTATAAAGCAAAACTTTCAGAAGCCTTGAAAGCTGGATTTGCTGAGATTAAAAAAGGAAATTCGTCGATAGACGCAGTCGCTGCTTCGATCATCGTTATGGAAGATTCGCCATTATTTAATGCCGGGAAAGGAGCAGTTTTCACCGCAGACGGGAAAAATGAACTGGATGCTTCTGTTATGTATGGAAAGGACAAATCTGCCGGAGCAATAGCGGGTGTCCACACCATTAAAAATCCAATAAAAACGGCAATTGCCGTAATGCAAAAGTCTGAACATGTGATGTTATCAGGCGTTGGCGCAGAACAATTTGCGAAAGACCAAAACTTAGAAATTGTAGATCCATCCTATTTCTGGACGAAAGAGCGTTGGGATGGACTGCAAAAACTGAAACAGAAAGAATCATTAAATACGAAGAAAAAAGTCTCTCAAAATACCTTGCCAGAATCTTACGAAATCGACCAAAAATTCGGAACTGTAGGTGCGGTGGCTTTAGATAAAGACGGAAATATCACCGCCGGAACTTCAACAGGCGGAATGACCAATAAAAAATATGGCAGAATTGGCGATGCGCCGATTATTGGTGCCGGAACTTATGCCAATTCTCAAGTTGGAATTTCAGCGACCGGTTGGGGCGAATATTTCATCCGGGCTACGGCTGCCAGAACAATTGCCGCGAAAATGGAATATCAAAATAAAGACATTAAAACAGCCACTCAGGAAACCATCGACGAGATCGCAAAAATGGGCGGTGACGGCGGTTTAATCGCTTTAGATAAAGACGGAAATATGACAATGCCTTTTAATACTGCAGGAATGTATCGTGGAGCAATTACTGAAGATGGTGAAATTTTCATTGAAATTTATAAATAA